The nucleotide sequence AAAAGAGaagcaataaataaaagcacataAATTACATTATTGGTGTCAAAAACAATTAGTATTTATGACTATTACTCGGTGACAAATATTATGTACGGTATATCGCAAACTGGTAGATAGCAGCCTTCGTTCGCAATGGACAATTTACATTAAAAGCTGGCCACTGTTTGCGATTATCACTTTAGTCTTATCACAAGAAATAACAATGCAGCATGTTTCGTGCAATTTCCGTAAAGCGGAGTTTTCTGAGGAGACATTACATATAACCCCTCCAATGCACATAGTGCTAGAATATAATCTTAATTTAGCTGTTAAATATAATGTTGTGCTTTGAAATTCTGATAATTGTTTTATAGTACCTTTTTAAAAGTAAGTAGACAATGTAAGCACGAGTTTTACACTGAAAGCGAGCATAGTTTTGAAGCGCTAACATCATGTCATAAAGCACTACGAGCTGATGTATGTGCATTACTTTGCAGCAGGCtggacattttttgtcttttcacttCTATAAGGTGTCTTCGAGAGAGACTGTTGGTCTTTAACTGGTCTTTTAATTGCTGTCTTAGTTGCTTGACCTGCAGTTGTTCTTTGCCAATCTTCTATTTTCTTCGATGTAATCGGCCCTTTCTTACTCGCTCCTAAAACATGTTTCTCAACACCTGCTGATTTTACTACAATGGAGTCTTTCTTATAATCTGTCTCAGAGTTGGTTCTGATTCGTGGTTTCCTGACTTGACTTCTACTATTTGTGTTTGTTGCCAATTCCTGTGGATGCTTTCTTGCATTGCCTATTGCTTGCATGTGCCTAAGATGGCTCTTTTCTGTTGATGGGCTGCCTGGGATCTGGGCCCCACCTACTCCTCCTTGGGCTCCTTGGTTTCTACTTTCTTTATTTGCTTCTGGTGTTTCGCTGCAACTTCTTTTCACAGGTGCCCCAGGTCGAGTTCTACGCTCTAGCAGTGGGCTGAGACGCGAGTGGCGTTGATAGGCGTACGCAGAACAACTGCCATTGCACAAAGGATAGCGAATATGACAATGAGGGCAGATTGGCAGTCGGGAATAAGTGGTAGTGGAGGCTGGTGACGGAGGATTGATAACGCATGGAAAAGCTCGTTGGTTGGGCCGTGCCCCTTTAGGGGAGTTAAGTCGTGATGATGGAGCTGTGTGAGGTCTGGGTGAGAGACCAGATGTGGCTTGAGGCCTTGTAGTTTTCCCAGCTTGTCGGATGCTCTCACTTTGAACAGTTTGTATTTGGAGCCATTCTAACTGTAGTAATCTCTCTAGGAATTTCTCTAAAGGTCCTACTGGTTTAGGCCTAGGAGCCCCACGACCTTCTGTTTGAAGAAACACTGCAAGTTGTCGAAGGCTCCATGTGTTAAAAGGTGGAGGAAGGAAGTCTGGATAACTGTGGGTAGGTGTCTTACACTCATCTTCATTATCACCATTTCCACGAGGTCCTGGGATGTCTAGTGGGAAGTCACTAGAGTTAATGACTTCAGCTCTAAGATTTAAATGAGGTGGCGTACAAGGAGTACAAGGTGATGGCAGGACAGGTAGCCTCTCTGAGTCAGACAGGTCACTGGCACTGTCACTGTCGTCAACTTTGTAAGGGTCTTGTAGGACCTCGGCTATGGGCGCTGGGGAATG is from Stigmatopora nigra isolate UIUO_SnigA chromosome 1, RoL_Snig_1.1, whole genome shotgun sequence and encodes:
- the fam217ba gene encoding uncharacterized protein fam217ba, encoding MGPIIQERTESTTLKHLVSKEKIGVKNSENSGPRTSSKKGKQMKKTVSQVKSGHPGPGQDQNTLANTHRSSQPKNSKFKSGTSRNTSKLPSPAEERDTRPQLGQHSSAQRNEERKNHQRTSQCSNESQQNNGATGKNRRALSLPLSPISGLRQTSGHALSHSPAPIAEVLQDPYKVDDSDSASDLSDSERLPVLPSPCTPCTPPHLNLRAEVINSSDFPLDIPGPRGNGDNEDECKTPTHSYPDFLPPPFNTWSLRQLAVFLQTEGRGAPRPKPVGPLEKFLERLLQLEWLQIQTVQSESIRQAGKTTRPQATSGLSPRPHTAPSSRLNSPKGARPNQRAFPCVINPPSPASTTTYSRLPICPHCHIRYPLCNGSCSAYAYQRHSRLSPLLERRTRPGAPVKRSCSETPEANKESRNQGAQGGVGGAQIPGSPSTEKSHLRHMQAIGNARKHPQELATNTNSRSQVRKPRIRTNSETDYKKDSIVVKSAGVEKHVLGASKKGPITSKKIEDWQRTTAGQATKTAIKRPVKDQQSLSKTPYRSEKTKNVQPAAK